The following are encoded in a window of Brettanomyces bruxellensis chromosome 9, complete sequence genomic DNA:
- a CDS encoding uncharacterized protein (BUSCO:EOG092648LP) has product MSELKTQSLSKQFQVVVKRAENFSSESKPVPGESTFDSILKQLKDIQSKVKELQLFSSNESLDEVTTADIKYLAIYYYLASFIEQHGTFGVNGVPNKRVRFGMLTEANQLYLQFLQKLDDYGLLDKKQSKIMDTMKDSMHPQLSEIQVRDPTLRRASKIANYKHEKEFQKALNVLNDKEALESMDDENLRNIMIDQLKFDALKSFESLESNLMELQLLKNYIKQEIMSSGGEDNIRPKYGESNDHSFDKGFTDRLENLNKPVLSKNGRILRPFTIVPSHEKRDQLRQKVQGTGQELPTMTVEEFVNHELKNGGMVAKSNKNEANDATQNEDDYEAQDKETYRQREFDDFKDYHTKGSGNMKGNMG; this is encoded by the coding sequence ATGTCTGAACTTAAAACACAGTCGTTATCTAAACAATTTCAAGTAGTGGTTAAAAGGGCAGAAAATTTCTCTTCAGAAAGTAAACCAGTGCCGGGCGAAAGCACATTTGATAGCATACTTAAACAACTTAAGGACATTCAATCCAAAGTAAAAGAACTTCAGCTATTTAGCTCAAATGAATCTCTAGATGAAGTGACTACGGCTGATATCAAATATTTAGCAATATATTACTATTTGGCCAGTTTTATCGAGCAGCATGGAACCTTTGGAGTCAATGGTGTACCAAACAAGAGAGTCAGGTTTGGTATGCTAACAGAAGCTAACCAATTGTATCTTCAATTCCTACAGAAATTGGATGATTATGGGTTATTAGataaaaaacaaagcaaaataatGGATACAATGAAAGATAGTATGCATCCACAACTTTCGGAAATTCAAGTGAGGGACCCTACTTTACGGCGTGCATCAAAGATCGCAAATTATAAACACGAAAAGGAATTCCAGAAGGCTTTAAATGTACTCAACGACAAGGAGGCGTTAGAAAGTATGGACGACGAGAATTTGCGCAATATAATGATTGATCAGTTGAAATTTGATGCGTTGAAAAGTTTTGAGTCTTTGGAAAGTAACCTAATGGAATTACAACTACTAAAGAACTATATTAAGCAAGAAATAATGAGTTCCGGGGGTGAAGATAACATAAGGCCAAAGTATGGAGAATCAAATGATCACTCCTTTGATAAAGGCTTTACTGATCGGTTGGAAAATCTTAATAAACCAGTTCTTTCGAAAAATGGACGAATTCTTCGACCATTTACCATTGTTCCTTCTCACGAAAAAAGGGATCAACTGAGACAAAAGGTTCAGGGAACGGGCCAAGAGCTCCCTACGATGACTGTGGAAGAATTTGTAAATCATGAATTAAAGAATGGTGGAATGGTtgcaaaatcaaataaGAATGAAGCAAATGACGCAACtcaaaatgaagatgactACGAAGCTCAGGATAAAGAGACATATAGGCAAAGagaatttgatgatttcaagGATTATCATACAAAGGGGAGTGGAAACATGAAGGGAAATATGGGTTAG